One genomic region from Equus asinus isolate D_3611 breed Donkey chromosome 10, EquAss-T2T_v2, whole genome shotgun sequence encodes:
- the SETD9 gene encoding SET domain-containing protein 9: MPGRLLRGLWQRWRRYKYRFVPWIALNLNHNPRTLRYVPEESKDKIISDEDVLKTLLKVFQALFINDFNKQSDILTVLPEVVKSKYQDLLSVQHPRLKLLEHRYQQQNIFKPEEILYKTLGFSIARATSSLISAGKGVFVTKGLVPKGAVVSMYPGTVYQKYEPIFFQSIGNPFIFRCLDGILIDGNDKGISKVVYRSCNGRDRLGPLKMSDSTWLTSEIHNPLAVGQYVNNCSNDRAANVCYQEFDVPAVFPIELKQYLPNIAYSYDKQSPLRCVVLVALRDIKQGEELFSNYYTIVS, translated from the exons ATGCCAGGCCGCCTGCTGCGGGGCCTGTGGCAGCGATGGCGCCGTTACAAGTACCGCTTCGTACCTTGGATCGCGCTGAACCTGAACCACAACCCGAG GACCCTCCGATATGTTCCAGAGGAATCCAAAGACAAAATTATCTCAGATGAAGATGTCCTAAAAACATTACTGAAAGTTTTCCAGGCTCTGTTCATAAATGATTTCAATAAACAATCAGATATCTTGACTGTGCTTCCAGAAGTTGTTAAATCAAAGTATCAAGACCTACTGTCAGTTCAACATCCAAGGCTGAAATTGCTTGAACACAGATATCAACAGCAAAATATCTTTAAACCAGAAGAAATTCTTTATAAGACATTGGGTTTCAGTATTGCTCGAGCAACtagttcattgatttctgctggAAAAGGTGTCTTCGTTACTAAAGGATTGGTACCAAAAGGCGCGGTTGTATCTATGTATCCTG GTACAGTATATCAGAAGTATGAGCCAATCTTTTTCCAATCCATTGGaaatccatttatttttagaTGCTTAGATGGGATACTCATTGATGGAAATGACAAAGGAATATCAAAAGTCGTATACAG atctTGCAATGGGAGGGATCGACTTGGCCCTTTAAAAATGAGTGATAGTACATGGCTAACATCAGAAATTCACAATCCACTGGCCGTAGGACAGTATGTAAACAATTGTTCAAATG ACAGAGCAGCTAATGTCTGTTATCAGGAATTTGATGTGCCTGCAGTTTTCCCTATAGAGCTGAAGCAGTATCTTCCAAACATTGCCTACAGCTATGACAAGCAAAG ccccCTTCGATGTGTCGTTCTTGTTGCACTCAGGGACATCAAACAAGGAGAAGAGCTTTTTTCAAACTACTATACAATTGTCAGCTAA